In Dehalococcoidia bacterium, the genomic stretch TCGAGCGAGGCGTATTCGTTGTGGCGCACCGCGGACACCTTGAGCAGCGCGCGCATCGCCTGGGCGATCCGGCCGCCCTTGCCGATCACCTTGCCGTAATCGTCCTCGGCCACTTCCAGGCGGACGACGACACGGCCGCGTTCCTCCACCTCGGAGACCTTCACTTCGTCCGGCTTGTCAACGAGGGCCTTCGCAATGTACTCGACGAGTTCCTTCATCGAGCCTACGCCTCTGCTTCTTCCGCGGCCGCCTCTGGTTCCGCGGCAGACGCCTCTGGTTCCGTGGCCGCCTCTGGTTCCGCGGCCGCCTCTGGTTCCGCCGATGCCTGTGGTTCGGCGGCTGGTTCCTCTGGCGCGGCAGGCGCTTCGGCGACGGCTGCAGCCGATTCCGCAGGCGCGGCTGCTGCGGGCGCCGCGGCTTCTGGGTCTGGCGCCGGCTTCTCCTGCTTTGCCTTCGGCGTGAACTTCGGCGGCTCGCACAGCCCTCGCTCGGACAGGATCTTGGCGGCGCGGTCCGAGGGCACGGCGCCCTTGCCGATCCACTCGCGCACCCGCTCTTCCTTGACCGTGATGGTTGCCGGCTGCGTCAGCGGGTTGTACGTGCCGACGGTCTCGATGAACGCGCCGTCACGCGGCGAGTGCGAGTCCGCGACCACGAGACGGTAGTTCGGCTGCTTCTTCTTGCCTACGCGGCGAAGTCGGATTCTGAGCACTGCTTACCTTCCTCCGAGGCCCCCGAAGATGTTCAGGAAGCCAGAACGATTGCCGGCGAAGGTCTGCATGATCTTCTTCGCCTCTTTCCACTGGTTGAGAAGCTGGTTCACCTCTTGCGGCGTCGTGCCGCTGCCCTTCGCGATCCGGCGCTTGCGGCTGCCGTTGATCGTCTCGGGATGGCGGCGCTCCTCCGGCGTCATAGAGTACACGACGGATTCGGCCTTGTTCCAGAAGGTGTCGTCGAACGAGTCGACTTTCATCTGTCGCTTGACCTGCGACATGCCCGGGATCATGTCGACGATCTGGTTCAGCGGCCCCATCTTCTTGATGCGCTGGAACTGCGTGATGAAGTCCTCCAGGTCGAGGCTCTTGGATTTCATCTTCTTTTCGATGGCGTCGACGTCTTGCTCGCTGATCGCTTCCTTCGCGCGCTCGATCAGCCCGAGCATGTCGCCCATGCCCAGAATCCGCGAAGCGAAGCGGTCGGGGTAGAACGTCTCCAGCGCGTCGGCCTTTTCGCCGGTGCCCATGAACTTCACGGGCAGCCCGCTCACGGCGCGGATCGAGAGCACGGCGCCGCCACGCGCGTCGCCGTCCATCTTCGAGACGACGATGCCGGTGACGCCGAGCTGGTCGTGGAACTCCTGCGCCACGTTCACGGCTTCCTGGCCGGTCATCGCATCCACGACGAGGATGATCTCGTCCGGCTTCAGCGCCGTGCGCATGGCCGAGACCTCATCCATCATCTCGCCGTCGATCGTCGAGCGGCCCGCCGTGTCGACGATGATCACGCTCGCGCCCTGGCGCTGCGCCTCCTTGAGCGATGCGGTGCACAGGTCGGTGAGCTTCTGGCCTTCGTCGCCGGCGTACACGTACATGTTGAGCTGGCGCGCGAGCGACTTCAGTTGTTCGCTGCCGGCGACACGATAGGGGTCGGCCGCGACGAGCATCGGCTTCTGGCCATTCTTGCGCAGGTGGAGGGCGAGCTTGGCGGCGGTCGTCGTCTTGCCGGAGCCCTTGAGCCCGACGAGCATGATCACCGTCGGCTTCGACGAAAGATTCAGGTGCGACTCACTGCCGCCCAGGATGTTCACCAGCTCATCGCTGACGATGCTGATGACCTGCTGGGGGCCGGTCAGGCTCTGCAGCACCTCGCTCCCAAGAGCCCGCTCGCGCACCGACGCGATGAACTGACGGACCACCTTGAAGTTGACGTCCGCTTCGAGCAGCGCGATGCGGACCTCGCGCATTGCGTCGTCGAGGTCCTTTTCGCTGATGGTGCCGTGTGATCCGAGCTTCTGGAAGACGCCAGAAAGCTTGTCGGAGAGGGCTTCAAGCATAGATGGGGCATTGTATCAGGTTGGACGCGGGCGGCCTGGTCGCCGGACGGCGAATGGCTGGCGTACGTCGGCGATGACGGCACGTTGCGCGTGCTGAACGTCGATTCAGGTGGAATCGTCAGGCTGCCCATTGAGGGCGATCAGGTGCATTGGGTTCCGTAGTGTCATCGCACGTTGAGGCGATACCATGAGGAGACGCCGGAGGGACCTGATGGCCGATACTCGACAGCTGACAGCCGTTATCCACCGCGAAGGCGACTGCTACGTGGCGCTTTGCCCCGAACTTGACGTCGTGAGTCAGGGGATCACTATCGACGAGGCGCGACGCAATCTCATCGAAGCACTTGAGCTTTTCTTTGAAGGTGCCTCACAGCAAGAGATCGACCGTCGGCTCGACTCAGAATTCTACGTTACGAGCGTTAGCATCGCAGTTGGCTAAGCTCCGCGTTCTCTCGGGTGAACAGATTTGCCGCATACTTGAGAGCGTCGGATTCCTTCGCGTCAGACAACGTGGCAGTCACGTATGCTGCAAAGAAGACTCGAGAATGACACCGTAACGGTGGTCGTGCCGAACCACAGCACGATAGCGACTGGCACGTTGTTGTCCATCATTCGACAGGCGGGTGTCGAGCGTACACTCTTCGAAGCGTGAGTTCCATCGACGCATCAGCGCCGGGCAGCCTGCAACTCATCCTCTGAAATGACGTGCCAGATCTGCACCGCCGGGTTTTCGTACGCAAGCTCCAGGCGGCCGCCGATGCCGTTCTGGAACTTCGCGAGCCCCGAGTCCTCGTAGTACGCCCGCTCGACGCTGCCGACGATCACCCATTCGACGTCGTATTTGTCGATCAGCTCTCGTGCGCGCGCCATGTTGGTCGTGGAGTAGAACTCCTTCACATCGGCCTGGCGCACGGCCACGACCTGTGCCGCGAGCCTGGCGCGTTGTTGCGTCTGGTGCCAATCCCATCCCGCGACCGTCGGCAGGCCCGTGTACATGGAGATGCGGCTGCCGAGCCGATAGAACGGCGTGACGGCTTCGATCGTGGTCGGTGAACCTTCGACGTGTTCGCGCAGCCAGTAGATCGCGTCGCGTTCGTACGACAGCTCGTGTTCCGCCGCTACGCCGGTCGCCTCGACCTGTTCCCTGTATACCGCGTCGTCCATGTACGCCATGCCGTTGTTCGAGGTGCCGAGCGCCGGGTTGAAGCGTTCGTGGAAGCGCGCGCGCGAACCGACGTACGGGAACACCAGCGCGCAGACCACGAGCAGCACCGCGAACGATGCGAATGCGTAGCGCGGCACGCGCACCAGCGACGCGTCGATGCGCGAGGCGCGACGCAGGAAGGCTTCCTGCGGTCGCATGACGCCGAAGAGATACCACGCGCTGAACGCGCCGACGACGCCCCAGAGCATCCAGACGTGGAGGTAGAACTTGAACACGGTGTTCATGCGGCCGATATCGCCGTCGAGCGTGATCGTCTCGACGCCGCCGCTAAGGCCGAAGCCGAGCGCGGCCATCGCGTAGACGAACAGCAGGATCGGGGCGGTCGGCGTCGGGCTGCGCACTTCGCGCCACGCGACCAGTGCCACGGTGACGAGCCCCACGGCAGCCAGCGCGATGACACCCCAGCGTTGTACCGTCGCCGCGCCGATGAGCAACGACGCGGCGACAAGCAGCGAGAGGATCACCGGGGCGGTTTCGACGGGCTGGCGCCTTCGCGCAGAGCCGAAGAAGATCGCCCGCACGGCGTTGTTGCGCGTGACGACGCGGTTGAGCGCGAACACGAGGAACCCGCTCATCAGGAACAGCAGCAGCCCGAAGTGACTCAGGTAGTCGCCCAGCGCGGACGTCTGCGTCGACTGCTCGAAGCCGGAGTAGAACATGTCGTAGTTCTTCGCAAACGGCGCGAAGAAGGCGAACGACAGCGCCGCCATGACCAGGCCCTTGAGCAGGCCGATCGAGAGCGTCTTGAGCGTGAACTCCCCGTCCTTCGCGCGCTCGCCGACGATCAATGCGGCGGCCGCGAGCAGCAGGAACGGCGGGTAGTCCCAGGAGTTGATCCAGCGCAGCGCGCCGACGACGAGTCCCAGCAACACGACCATCGCCCAACTCATCATCTCGCGGCTGCCCATGAACGAACGAAGGCCCGCGGATGCCCGCGATACCGGGTTGAGACGCGTGAAGTTCAACACGGCCGCCAGCGCGATGCCGGCGACCGTCATCGAAAACGGGATCGCCATCAAGTGCGCGTGCAGGTCGGCAAACAGGAACGTCCAGAACGGAAACTCCGTGATCGGCAGGACTTCGCTTGAGTCGCTCACGCGCACCGCGCGGCTGGGCTCCCACCAGTTGTAGCCGTACACGACCTGACGCACGGTCGCATCGCCGAAAATGATCTCCTTGAAGCCCCCCACGAGCGTCACGATGCCGCCGACCACGGGGATATCGCTGTGCCACGGGCTGATGCGCGTCATGTTGTTGTTGAGTTCGTCGACGGCGCGCAGGTTGCCGGAGAACAGCACCAGGAAAACGCCGCCGAGCCCCGCGAAGATCGGACCGAGCGGATTGATCGGCAGGCCGCCGGGCCGCCGTCGCATGAGCCGCCGCGTCGCTTCGGCCAGGTTGTAGGTGACGGAGAACGTCGCGGCCGCCGAGAGCGCCCAGAACATCGGCACGATCAGGTTGTACGCCACCTCCGGCACGATGCCCGTAAGCTTCGTCACCGTCGCGCCGATGAACTGGCCGTAGTAGTAGTAGTTCAGGTAGCCGCCGGCGTTCCACGGGTCGATCGGCCCCTGCGTGAGGTCCGTCGTCTTGATGACGCCGATCAGGTACGTCAGGTCCATCGGCTTCTCGCCGCCCCGCGACGGATGCCACAGGTCGGGGTTCTGGATGCGTATCCAGTACGTCAGCGCGAAGATCACGAGGAAGAACGCCTCGGCGAAGACCAGGAAGCGCCAGCGCTCACGCACCCAGGCGATCAACGGCTCGCGCCATATGTACGCCGTTGCGGCGCCGACGGCGATCAGCACGCCGAGCGCGACGGCGATCTCGGCGCGCGTGTAATCGATGCCGGCGAAGGCCGCGGGCGCGTATGCCATGTATGCGAGCGCGAATACGCCGAGCGGCTTCGTAAGCAGAAATCCGCGATCGGGGAGCGCGCGAAACAGCATGAACGCGAGCGGGACCAGCGCGAACGCCGCCAGTTCGATCGTAAGCACCCAGACGAGCAACGGGTGGTCGTTCGCGAAGCTGTCCGCGTCGAAGATGTCGCTCCACGTGCCGCCCGCCTTCTGTTCGGCTGCGACATCGGGCGTGAACTGCACCCCGTTTGTGCCGGCGTAGCCGGGCAGCAGCGAAAGGCCGGAGACGAAGGCGTCGGCGCCGAGCACCTCGCGCGCCCGCTGCGACGAGTAAACGCCGGTCTTCTCGTAGACGACGACCTTCGGGTGGTCGTAGACCGAGAACGACTCTTCCGCGCCCGTGTCATCGAACTCGATGCCGAAGACCTCGGGATATGAGGTGAATTCCTCGGCCTTCCGGAAACCGAGTTCGCCGGACTCCAGCGCCTCGTAGTAGCGCGTCGTGATTGGCCAGACGGCCGGCGCGCGCGTGATCGTGCCCGAAAGCCGCGCGCTGCTCAGAGCGATGTAATCGACCTGGTCGATGTTCGCGAGGAGCGCTTCTACCTTCTCGGGCGTGTCTGTCTCGTAGTTATTGAACGTGACGTGCTCGTACTCGCGGACCTCGACGCCCGGCACGCCGTAGGGCACCTGGTCGTCCCAGTGCTCGTGCCCGATTGTCGAGCCCGCGGGCACGTTTTCGAACATCCAGCGCGACGCTTCGACGCGCGTCACGTCGCTGCGATAGATGTTGTAGAACGCGAAGCCCGCAAGCAGCGTCATGACAGCGACGATCGTCACGGCGGCGCGCGTGACGTATGGGAGCGCGGGCTTCGCCGGCTCGAGCCGCGCGCCAAGGCGTCCCAACGATCCGAACGGATCCTTCGAGACGCCCCACTCGGCCGTCTTGAAGAGCAGCGCCGCGGCGAATACGGCGAGCACCGGGTAGAGCGGCAGGAAGTAGCGCATGTACAGCGAAAACTGCGCGCCCATGAAGATGAAGTAGCCGACGATCCACGCGAGCGGCACGAGCCAGACGCCCGCGCGTCGCCGGATCGCGTACACCGCCGCGAAGGCGACGCCGAGCCACGCGACGATGCCGAGCGCCGGCCCCATGCCCCAGGCGATCATCTGCTGCGCGGGCCAAACCCAGCCGGTGCGGCCGATCCACTGCACGTTCGGCGGGAATGCGGCGTCCCCGCTCAGCAGGTTCTGTTGGTCGACCTGGTCGCCGATCCAGTGCTGATTCATGATGTCCGGGTACACCGTGGGCATGCGCCACAACTGGCCCGTCCGCAACGAGAAGAAGTCGCCGAGATTCGGCGC encodes the following:
- a CDS encoding KH domain-containing protein, which codes for MKELVEYIAKALVDKPDEVKVSEVEERGRVVVRLEVAEDDYGKVIGKGGRIAQAMRALLKVSAVRHNEYASLEIGD
- the rpsP gene encoding 30S ribosomal protein S16, producing the protein MLRIRLRRVGKKKQPNYRLVVADSHSPRDGAFIETVGTYNPLTQPATITVKEERVREWIGKGAVPSDRAAKILSERGLCEPPKFTPKAKQEKPAPDPEAAAPAAAAPAESAAAVAEAPAAPEEPAAEPQASAEPEAAAEPEAATEPEASAAEPEAAAEEAEA
- the ffh gene encoding signal recognition particle protein, whose translation is MLEALSDKLSGVFQKLGSHGTISEKDLDDAMREVRIALLEADVNFKVVRQFIASVRERALGSEVLQSLTGPQQVISIVSDELVNILGGSESHLNLSSKPTVIMLVGLKGSGKTTTAAKLALHLRKNGQKPMLVAADPYRVAGSEQLKSLARQLNMYVYAGDEGQKLTDLCTASLKEAQRQGASVIIVDTAGRSTIDGEMMDEVSAMRTALKPDEIILVVDAMTGQEAVNVAQEFHDQLGVTGIVVSKMDGDARGGAVLSIRAVSGLPVKFMGTGEKADALETFYPDRFASRILGMGDMLGLIERAKEAISEQDVDAIEKKMKSKSLDLEDFITQFQRIKKMGPLNQIVDMIPGMSQVKRQMKVDSFDDTFWNKAESVVYSMTPEERRHPETINGSRKRRIAKGSGTTPQEVNQLLNQWKEAKKIMQTFAGNRSGFLNIFGGLGGR
- a CDS encoding type II toxin-antitoxin system HicB family antitoxin, producing the protein MADTRQLTAVIHREGDCYVALCPELDVVSQGITIDEARRNLIEALELFFEGASQQEIDRRLDSEFYVTSVSIAVG
- a CDS encoding type II toxin-antitoxin system HicA family toxin → MLQRRLENDTVTVVVPNHSTIATGTLLSIIRQAGVERTLFEA
- a CDS encoding DUF2298 domain-containing protein codes for the protein MSEQTSPLHHDSSSAAPAQASPRFLPQIGIATASIDWARVLAIATLVAILALASFLRFTHINWDSPGAGTSSGHLHPDERFLAQITNDTSFPSSPANYFDTETSGLNPYNIERANGERQTTFVYGTLPLFITKTVGEWLDEDQRTNSDGETVYTSPWHAKVVRGAISAVGFDLERDGGRLIFDGGYEGHLVGRVLAGLFDLGTIVFIFLIGRRLMNTNTGLLASFLYAVAPFPIQNTHFYIVDPYVTFFATLTVYYAIRSALDGGYRNFAIAGAGAGLAAACKITAVSLLPVVVLAIGVYAWPGIKPFIAGWWKGDSRPYQPQQDGPALDRSVATIVLGSLVALLAGFIAFRIAMPYAFNAPNLGDFFSLRTGQLWRMPTVYPDIMNQHWIGDQVDQQNLLSGDAAFPPNVQWIGRTGWVWPAQQMIAWGMGPALGIVAWLGVAFAAVYAIRRRAGVWLVPLAWIVGYFIFMGAQFSLYMRYFLPLYPVLAVFAAALLFKTAEWGVSKDPFGSLGRLGARLEPAKPALPYVTRAAVTIVAVMTLLAGFAFYNIYRSDVTRVEASRWMFENVPAGSTIGHEHWDDQVPYGVPGVEVREYEHVTFNNYETDTPEKVEALLANIDQVDYIALSSARLSGTITRAPAVWPITTRYYEALESGELGFRKAEEFTSYPEVFGIEFDDTGAEESFSVYDHPKVVVYEKTGVYSSQRAREVLGADAFVSGLSLLPGYAGTNGVQFTPDVAAEQKAGGTWSDIFDADSFANDHPLLVWVLTIELAAFALVPLAFMLFRALPDRGFLLTKPLGVFALAYMAYAPAAFAGIDYTRAEIAVALGVLIAVGAATAYIWREPLIAWVRERWRFLVFAEAFFLVIFALTYWIRIQNPDLWHPSRGGEKPMDLTYLIGVIKTTDLTQGPIDPWNAGGYLNYYYYGQFIGATVTKLTGIVPEVAYNLIVPMFWALSAAATFSVTYNLAEATRRLMRRRPGGLPINPLGPIFAGLGGVFLVLFSGNLRAVDELNNNMTRISPWHSDIPVVGGIVTLVGGFKEIIFGDATVRQVVYGYNWWEPSRAVRVSDSSEVLPITEFPFWTFLFADLHAHLMAIPFSMTVAGIALAAVLNFTRLNPVSRASAGLRSFMGSREMMSWAMVVLLGLVVGALRWINSWDYPPFLLLAAAALIVGERAKDGEFTLKTLSIGLLKGLVMAALSFAFFAPFAKNYDMFYSGFEQSTQTSALGDYLSHFGLLLFLMSGFLVFALNRVVTRNNAVRAIFFGSARRRQPVETAPVILSLLVAASLLIGAATVQRWGVIALAAVGLVTVALVAWREVRSPTPTAPILLFVYAMAALGFGLSGGVETITLDGDIGRMNTVFKFYLHVWMLWGVVGAFSAWYLFGVMRPQEAFLRRASRIDASLVRVPRYAFASFAVLLVVCALVFPYVGSRARFHERFNPALGTSNNGMAYMDDAVYREQVEATGVAAEHELSYERDAIYWLREHVEGSPTTIEAVTPFYRLGSRISMYTGLPTVAGWDWHQTQQRARLAAQVVAVRQADVKEFYSTTNMARARELIDKYDVEWVIVGSVERAYYEDSGLAKFQNGIGGRLELAYENPAVQIWHVISEDELQAARR